Proteins encoded in a region of the Candidatus Obscuribacterales bacterium genome:
- a CDS encoding MarR family transcriptional regulator, with protein sequence MSLPSTSQAAASEPSLATVRALVRAYQAFSSYSETFVRQYNLTPAQFDVVATLGNTQGLTMGDIGEKTLITKGTLTGVVDRLERKGLVTRETPPDNRRSVIVQLTATGQQLFEQVFPAH encoded by the coding sequence ATGTCTCTCCCCAGTACCTCCCAGGCTGCCGCTTCAGAGCCAAGTCTTGCCACCGTCAGGGCGCTTGTCAGAGCCTATCAAGCCTTTTCAAGCTATTCTGAAACCTTTGTACGACAGTACAATCTGACCCCGGCTCAGTTTGATGTTGTCGCCACCCTTGGCAACACCCAAGGACTCACTATGGGAGACATTGGTGAAAAAACATTGATTACCAAAGGCACCCTGACCGGAGTCGTTGACCGCTTAGAACGAAAAGGCCTGGTCACCCGAGAAACCCCTCCAGACAACCGCCGCAGCGTCATTGTACAACTCACGGCTACGGGTCAGCAGCTTTTCGAGCAAGTTTTTCCTGCCCAT